A region from the Gemmatimonadota bacterium genome encodes:
- a CDS encoding sarcosine oxidase subunit delta — MLQIPCPWCGPREEEEFRYGGEGVPIPPDADDATWARVLYVRSNPAGSYAERWVHAAGCRQWFHVVRSTLTHELLEVRPIGEAP; from the coding sequence ATGCTGCAGATCCCTTGTCCCTGGTGTGGGCCGCGTGAGGAGGAGGAGTTTCGGTATGGCGGGGAGGGGGTCCCCATCCCGCCAGACGCCGATGATGCGACCTGGGCCCGGGTGCTCTACGTCCGCTCGAACCCGGCAGGCAGCTACGCCGAGCGGTGGGTGCATGCGGCAGGATGCCGGCAGTGGTTCCATGTGGTGCGGAGCACGCTGACGCACGAGCTTCTCGAGGTCCGGCCCATCGGGGAGGCGCCATGA